The Vibrio tarriae genome includes a window with the following:
- the lolA gene encoding outer membrane lipoprotein chaperone LolA, giving the protein MNKWLALLFCSFSAIAAPKDTLSERLAMSEGFSATFNQQVLSPEGKVILTGNGKVDIARPSLFRWETETPDENLLVSDGTTLWHFDPFVEQVTLYRAEEALEQTPFVLLTRNKASDWDTYHVEEKGDVFTLTPTALDSNQGRFQITISEKGVVQGFKVIEQDGQQSEFTFSKVKQQKPNASVFNYKVPKGVEVDDQRN; this is encoded by the coding sequence ATGAACAAATGGTTAGCCCTGTTATTTTGTAGTTTCTCGGCCATTGCGGCCCCTAAAGATACCTTAAGTGAGCGTTTAGCCATGAGTGAAGGCTTCAGCGCGACCTTTAATCAGCAAGTATTAAGCCCAGAGGGAAAAGTGATCCTGACCGGAAATGGTAAGGTGGATATTGCTCGTCCGAGCCTATTTCGTTGGGAAACCGAAACGCCGGATGAAAACTTACTGGTCTCTGACGGTACAACTTTATGGCATTTCGATCCTTTCGTGGAGCAGGTCACCTTGTACCGCGCCGAAGAAGCTTTAGAGCAGACGCCTTTTGTGCTGCTGACTCGTAATAAAGCCAGCGATTGGGATACCTATCATGTGGAAGAAAAGGGTGATGTATTTACCCTGACGCCTACTGCGCTGGATTCAAACCAAGGCCGTTTCCAAATCACCATCAGTGAGAAAGGGGTGGTGCAAGGTTTTAAAGTGATTGAGCAAGATGGTCAGCAGAGCGAATTTACCTTTAGTAAGGTGAAACAGCAGAAACCAAACGCTAGCGTATTTAACTACAAAGTGCCGAAAGGCGTGGAAGTTGACGATCAGCGTAACTAA
- a CDS encoding YecA/YgfB family protein encodes MNYSLIDLSAIECPESDLFIEGVVLAANFATRPLDPEQWLPELFVEQHQALLQPVTEQIHQQYQKLKGNGYDLLALLAEHAPSREQGLADFAEGFMQLWPQVEPMWQQGAFADGSIRMLQALLTTLMLAIDEAQTQAQMREAGYEQVPALADLIEQLNFMVHEVALAADEAMLGAKAQSVNPFKGIGRNDACPCDSGKKFKQCCGQ; translated from the coding sequence ATGAATTATTCCCTGATCGATCTCAGCGCGATTGAATGCCCTGAGTCGGATCTGTTTATTGAAGGTGTGGTGCTCGCTGCTAATTTTGCGACTCGTCCGCTCGATCCTGAGCAGTGGCTCCCCGAGCTGTTTGTCGAGCAACATCAAGCGCTATTACAACCGGTGACCGAGCAAATTCATCAGCAATACCAGAAGCTTAAAGGCAACGGTTATGATTTGTTGGCATTGTTGGCCGAGCATGCACCCTCGCGTGAGCAAGGTTTGGCAGATTTTGCGGAAGGCTTTATGCAATTATGGCCACAGGTAGAACCCATGTGGCAGCAAGGCGCATTTGCAGATGGCTCGATTCGTATGCTGCAAGCATTATTGACCACCTTGATGTTGGCGATTGATGAAGCGCAAACCCAAGCGCAAATGCGCGAAGCGGGCTATGAACAAGTTCCAGCGCTCGCCGATTTGATCGAGCAACTGAATTTCATGGTGCATGAAGTCGCGCTTGCGGCGGATGAAGCCATGCTCGGCGCTAAAGCACAAAGTGTGAATCCGTTTAAAGGCATTGGCCGCAATGATGCTTGCCCTTGCGACAGCGGTAAAAAATTCAAACAGTGTTGTGGGCAATAG
- the dusC gene encoding tRNA dihydrouridine(16) synthase DusC gives MRVILGPMEGVLDHLMRDMLTQINDYDFCVTEFVRVVNLLLPDHVFYRLCPELRQGSKTPSGVPVKVQLLGQDPHWMAENAIRAAELGAYGIDLNFGCPAKMVNQSKGGAALLQHPELIYQVVKACRDAVPAHIPVSAKIRLGWEDPEDCFEIVDAVAQAKADELTVHARTKAGGYKASEIKWHYIDQIRQKCSIPLIANGEVWNYADGQACIQTTGVDSLMVCRGALNVPNLGNVVKHNHVAMPWHEVVDLLLSYTQFEVRGDKGKYYPNRIKQWFAYLRHAYPQANDLFGELRTLTQVEPIVDQLQRYSDQLHRTTLA, from the coding sequence ATGCGAGTTATTTTAGGCCCGATGGAGGGCGTGTTAGATCATTTGATGCGTGACATGCTCACGCAAATCAATGACTACGACTTCTGCGTCACCGAATTTGTGCGCGTAGTGAATCTGCTGCTGCCTGATCATGTGTTTTATCGCCTCTGTCCTGAATTACGACAGGGTTCTAAAACCCCGTCCGGTGTTCCAGTCAAGGTGCAACTGCTTGGGCAAGACCCACACTGGATGGCCGAAAACGCGATCCGCGCTGCTGAGCTTGGGGCTTATGGCATCGATCTTAATTTCGGTTGCCCTGCCAAAATGGTCAATCAAAGCAAAGGCGGCGCGGCTCTTTTGCAGCATCCCGAGCTAATTTATCAGGTAGTCAAAGCGTGTCGTGACGCGGTGCCTGCGCACATTCCTGTTTCGGCGAAAATCCGCTTAGGTTGGGAAGATCCGGAAGATTGTTTTGAGATTGTCGATGCCGTTGCGCAAGCTAAAGCCGATGAGCTCACTGTGCACGCGCGCACCAAAGCCGGAGGCTACAAGGCCAGCGAAATCAAATGGCATTACATTGACCAGATCCGCCAAAAATGCAGTATTCCATTGATTGCTAATGGTGAAGTGTGGAATTACGCCGATGGTCAAGCTTGCATCCAAACCACAGGTGTCGATTCACTCATGGTGTGCCGCGGCGCGCTCAACGTGCCGAATTTAGGCAATGTGGTCAAACACAATCACGTCGCCATGCCTTGGCATGAAGTGGTGGATTTGCTACTGAGCTACACGCAATTTGAAGTGCGTGGTGACAAAGGCAAATACTACCCAAACCGTATTAAGCAGTGGTTTGCTTATCTGCGCCACGCATACCCTCAGGCTAATGATCTGTTTGGTGAATTACGTACTTTGACTCAAGTCGAGCCGATCGTTGATCAATTGCAGCGTTATAGCGATCAATTGCATCGCACCACCCTAGCTTAA
- a CDS encoding GGDEF domain-containing protein, translated as MNQRMSLTWIICAPLLVVFVLVASFSQQYLEDLNQEIDDAYADMQQQLVRAEKVVTALDYTFTHNQRPAENILFKHSARVVNNVCQIKPIDGLVLAQGFSSNFAVPKLNLSYMLIGDASLCDTKPSHDPSLQTRLSMAPMLSFLHDMDEYIYGVHYVDTSGYIISSPDTLGANVTFQQIRDFIEESPLWSHAIAAPNMIAVDGPYRSVIREEHEWLLTLILPVYLQSNYQGLVAVDIGIRELLGRMPHLASGFGIIDLEEQPLPTEAYRPYRLVSNYVDYHQVIFYQLDFKAELYSFLQHKRGNLLVVALVYLFLTGGLIYLNTRWDRQHYAELASRDPMTGLLNRRGMESFLKGKRHSQYLAIAVLDIDDFKQVNDTYGHDVGDKVICYIGEQIENHIRSSDAVARFGGEEFVVYVTAKEKEQITRIMQRIFDAVCHDSPLIIEPGFTISGGIEVVESTAERSFEDLFKAADEKLYIAKTSGKSQLVY; from the coding sequence ATGAATCAGCGCATGAGTTTAACTTGGATTATCTGCGCGCCACTGCTTGTCGTTTTTGTGCTGGTCGCTTCGTTCTCTCAGCAATATCTGGAGGATCTTAACCAAGAGATTGATGATGCATATGCGGATATGCAGCAGCAACTTGTTCGAGCAGAAAAAGTGGTGACAGCACTGGATTATACTTTTACGCATAATCAACGTCCCGCGGAGAATATATTGTTCAAACACTCCGCTCGTGTGGTCAATAATGTTTGTCAAATCAAACCAATAGATGGGCTGGTTCTTGCTCAAGGCTTTAGCTCCAATTTTGCCGTACCCAAATTAAATCTGAGTTATATGTTGATTGGGGATGCCTCATTATGTGACACCAAACCAAGCCACGATCCAAGTTTACAAACCAGGCTTTCTATGGCTCCCATGCTTTCATTTTTGCACGACATGGATGAGTACATTTATGGTGTGCACTATGTGGATACCAGCGGCTATATCATTTCATCGCCCGATACGTTAGGTGCAAATGTGACTTTTCAGCAAATTAGAGATTTTATCGAAGAGAGTCCTTTGTGGAGTCATGCGATTGCTGCACCAAATATGATCGCGGTGGATGGGCCTTATCGTTCGGTGATTAGAGAGGAGCATGAGTGGTTATTAACTTTGATTTTGCCCGTCTATTTACAATCGAACTATCAAGGGTTGGTCGCAGTCGATATTGGCATACGTGAGCTATTGGGGCGAATGCCACATTTAGCATCCGGTTTTGGGATTATCGACCTTGAAGAGCAGCCACTTCCCACTGAAGCTTACCGACCTTATCGATTAGTCAGCAATTACGTTGATTACCATCAAGTGATATTTTATCAACTGGATTTCAAAGCTGAGCTATACAGTTTCTTGCAACACAAAAGAGGCAATTTGCTCGTCGTGGCTTTAGTTTACTTATTCTTGACGGGGGGGCTGATTTATCTCAATACCCGTTGGGATCGTCAACACTATGCCGAGCTTGCGTCACGCGATCCGATGACAGGGTTGCTTAATCGCCGAGGTATGGAAAGCTTTCTGAAAGGTAAACGGCACAGCCAATATTTAGCCATTGCCGTGTTGGACATCGATGATTTCAAACAAGTCAATGACACCTATGGCCATGATGTAGGCGATAAAGTGATCTGCTACATTGGTGAGCAGATTGAAAACCATATCCGCAGCTCAGATGCCGTGGCGCGCTTTGGTGGCGAAGAGTTTGTGGTTTATGTGACGGCGAAAGAAAAAGAGCAGATTACGAGAATTATGCAGCGCATTTTTGATGCCGTTTGCCACGATTCGCCTTTGATAATTGAACCAGGCTTTACCATATCGGGTGGGATAGAGGTGGTTGAAAGTACAGCAGAGCGCAGTTTTGAAGATTTGTTTAAAGCCGCTGATGAGAAGTTGTATATCGCGAAGACCAGCGGCAAAAGTCAGTTGGTGTATTGA
- a CDS encoding ABC transporter ATP-binding protein: MIRLQDIQVTFNPGTILENRALRGVSLEVPEHQFLTVIGSNGAGKSTLLGAVTGETPIVGGQVLIDEIDVTKQSVDQRANLCARVFQDPLAGTCGALTIEENMALAYMRGKKRGWNLALSNQRRKLFQERISILGLGLEDRLGDNIGLLSGGQRQAVSLVMATLSESKLLLLDEHTAALDPRMAAFIIDLTKKIVKEFNLTVMMVTHSMKDALACGDRTVMLHQGQIVLDVTGEQRANMGVPELLEMFSKVRGEELADDSLLLS, encoded by the coding sequence ATGATCCGTTTACAAGATATTCAGGTGACCTTTAACCCCGGCACGATTTTGGAAAATCGCGCATTGCGCGGCGTATCGCTAGAAGTTCCGGAGCACCAATTTTTAACTGTGATCGGCTCTAATGGGGCTGGGAAATCGACCCTACTCGGCGCGGTTACAGGTGAAACTCCCATCGTGGGTGGTCAGGTGTTAATTGATGAGATTGATGTGACTAAACAGAGTGTGGATCAGCGTGCGAATCTGTGCGCGCGTGTGTTTCAAGATCCGTTAGCCGGAACGTGCGGTGCACTCACGATTGAAGAGAACATGGCACTCGCCTACATGCGTGGTAAGAAACGTGGCTGGAACTTGGCGCTTTCCAATCAGCGCCGCAAGTTGTTTCAAGAACGTATCAGCATCCTCGGTTTGGGGTTAGAAGATCGCCTCGGTGACAATATTGGTCTGCTCTCTGGCGGCCAGCGCCAAGCAGTAAGTTTGGTAATGGCGACACTGTCAGAAAGTAAACTTTTGCTACTCGATGAACATACCGCAGCACTTGACCCGCGCATGGCCGCATTCATCATCGATCTCACGAAAAAAATCGTTAAAGAATTCAATCTGACGGTGATGATGGTGACGCACTCGATGAAAGATGCTCTGGCTTGTGGTGATCGTACCGTCATGCTGCATCAAGGTCAGATTGTATTGGATGTCACGGGTGAACAACGGGCAAACATGGGAGTACCGGAGCTGCTTGAGATGTTCTCGAAAGTACGCGGAGAAGAGTTGGCGGATGACAGCCTTTTGCTGAGTTGA
- a CDS encoding ABC transporter permease, translated as MSAFAFFGALELGLLYGLVALGVYLTFRVLDFPDLSVDGSFPMGAAVAATAIVAGINPWVATGLAILAGAATGWVTAFLSVRCGILHLLASILTMIAAFSINIRIMGRPNLALLGEDTILTPFETLGDPVLIRPLVVGVLVVISALLVVRLLNSDFGLGLRATGVNARMVAAQGASTAFYTYFCLALSNGFVGFAGALFAQTNSFADVTSGVGTIVVGLAAVILGQTLIPGRKIWVAVVAVIVGSVLYRLAVAFALSSGMFGLQASDLNLVTAVLVALALIMPKIKRNLKSKKRNAPAQKIEVSQQGSVSGDAA; from the coding sequence ATGTCTGCTTTTGCCTTTTTTGGCGCTTTGGAGCTTGGCTTGTTGTATGGCTTAGTAGCTTTGGGCGTGTATTTAACTTTCCGAGTGCTGGATTTCCCTGATTTGAGCGTCGACGGCAGTTTCCCAATGGGCGCTGCTGTGGCGGCTACTGCGATTGTGGCAGGAATTAACCCATGGGTGGCGACAGGCTTGGCCATTCTTGCTGGCGCCGCTACCGGTTGGGTCACGGCTTTTCTCAGTGTGCGATGTGGTATCTTGCATCTCTTGGCCTCGATTTTGACCATGATTGCTGCATTTTCCATCAATATCCGCATTATGGGACGTCCTAATCTGGCCTTATTAGGTGAAGATACTATTTTGACCCCGTTTGAAACCCTCGGTGATCCAGTGTTAATCCGTCCACTGGTGGTGGGTGTATTGGTTGTGATCTCTGCGTTGTTAGTGGTTCGGCTCTTAAACAGCGATTTCGGTTTAGGGTTGCGAGCCACAGGCGTCAACGCTCGTATGGTGGCAGCCCAAGGGGCAAGCACCGCGTTTTACACGTATTTCTGTTTGGCTCTGTCTAATGGATTTGTCGGTTTTGCAGGGGCTCTATTTGCGCAAACCAACAGCTTTGCGGATGTCACTTCTGGTGTTGGTACGATTGTGGTGGGGCTTGCTGCGGTCATTTTAGGGCAAACCCTGATCCCCGGTCGCAAAATCTGGGTCGCTGTTGTGGCGGTGATTGTCGGTTCTGTGCTGTACCGCTTAGCCGTTGCCTTCGCACTTAGTTCAGGCATGTTTGGCTTACAAGCTTCAGACCTTAACTTGGTGACTGCCGTGTTGGTGGCTCTGGCTCTGATCATGCCGAAGATTAAAAGGAATTTAAAATCAAAAAAGCGTAACGCACCTGCTCAGAAGATTGAAGTCTCTCAGCAGGGAAGCGTGTCAGGAGATGCAGCATGA
- a CDS encoding ABC transporter substrate-binding protein, whose amino-acid sequence MRAGKVIATAVLAGAALLSSQSIMAKTAKVAVSQIVEHPALDATRQGLLDGLKAKGYEEGKNLEFDYKTAQGNPAIAVQIARQFVGENPDVLVGIATPTAQALVSATKTIPIVFTAVTDPVGAKLVKQLEQPGKNVTGLSDLSPVEQHVELIKEILPNVKSIGVVYNPGEANAVSLMELLKLSAAKHGIKLVEATALKSADVQSATQAIAEKSDVIYALIDNTVASAIEGMIVAANQAKTPVFGAATSYVERGAIASLGFDYYQIGVQTADYVAAILEGKEPGSLDVQVAKGSDLVINKTAAEQLGVTIPEAVLARATSTK is encoded by the coding sequence ATGAGAGCAGGCAAAGTTATTGCTACCGCCGTTCTAGCCGGAGCTGCACTACTGTCTTCCCAGAGTATCATGGCCAAAACAGCCAAAGTCGCGGTATCACAAATTGTGGAACACCCCGCTTTAGATGCGACACGTCAAGGGCTACTCGATGGATTGAAAGCCAAAGGCTATGAAGAGGGCAAAAATCTAGAATTTGATTACAAAACCGCGCAAGGTAATCCTGCGATTGCGGTCCAAATTGCCCGTCAATTTGTCGGTGAAAACCCAGATGTCTTAGTCGGTATTGCGACACCTACCGCCCAAGCACTGGTTTCTGCCACAAAAACCATTCCTATTGTGTTTACCGCAGTGACTGACCCTGTTGGTGCTAAGTTGGTGAAACAACTTGAACAACCGGGAAAAAACGTGACAGGTTTGTCAGATTTGTCTCCGGTTGAACAACATGTTGAACTGATTAAAGAGATCCTACCTAACGTCAAATCGATTGGCGTGGTGTACAATCCAGGTGAAGCCAATGCGGTCAGCTTAATGGAGTTACTCAAACTCTCGGCTGCAAAGCATGGTATTAAGCTGGTCGAAGCTACTGCGCTGAAAAGTGCTGATGTTCAATCAGCCACCCAAGCGATTGCTGAAAAATCCGATGTGATTTATGCCCTGATCGACAACACGGTCGCCAGCGCGATTGAAGGCATGATTGTGGCAGCTAATCAAGCCAAAACCCCAGTCTTTGGCGCAGCCACTTCTTATGTAGAACGCGGCGCGATTGCCAGCCTAGGTTTTGACTATTACCAAATCGGCGTGCAAACCGCTGACTACGTGGCGGCTATTTTAGAAGGTAAAGAGCCGGGTTCGCTTGATGTTCAAGTGGCAAAAGGTTCGGATCTTGTGATCAACAAAACCGCCGCAGAACAGTTAGGAGTCACCATTCCTGAAGCCGTACTTGCGCGTGCAACCAGTACCAAATAA
- a CDS encoding VF530 family protein, translating into MTVQERIELQKNNPLHGLKLETLLQELVDFYGWDILDTAMRFNCFHTKPSIASSVKYLNKTEWAREKLENFYLYRFKRMPRASSEEFTLPPRARTFPHGLQPKEPMPLTVDSILKSQAKAASAHKERTSRNRYTQR; encoded by the coding sequence ATGACCGTTCAAGAAAGAATCGAACTACAAAAAAACAACCCATTACACGGCCTTAAGTTAGAAACCTTACTGCAAGAGCTGGTGGATTTTTATGGCTGGGATATTTTAGATACCGCAATGCGCTTTAACTGCTTTCATACCAAGCCTTCGATTGCCAGCAGTGTCAAATATTTAAACAAGACCGAGTGGGCACGAGAAAAACTAGAAAATTTTTATCTCTATCGCTTTAAACGAATGCCTCGCGCTTCCAGTGAAGAGTTTACTCTCCCGCCACGCGCACGAACTTTCCCTCACGGCCTACAGCCCAAAGAGCCGATGCCATTAACGGTAGACTCTATTTTGAAATCTCAGGCGAAAGCGGCCTCTGCTCATAAAGAAAGAACGTCTCGCAATCGCTACACTCAGCGCTAA
- the yfbV gene encoding terminus macrodomain insulation protein YfbV — protein MNNKVGIVHSLKDGQKYMDIWPMRKELNPLFPEQRVIKATRFAIKVMPAVAAISVLTQMVFTNTQAMPQAIVVALFAMSLPLQGIWWLGNRANTQLPPALASWYRELYMKIVETGFALEPIKSKPRYKELAQVLNRAFRQLDDTALERWF, from the coding sequence ATGAATAATAAAGTCGGCATAGTGCATAGCCTAAAAGATGGCCAGAAGTACATGGATATTTGGCCGATGCGCAAAGAGTTAAATCCACTGTTCCCTGAGCAACGCGTGATTAAAGCGACACGCTTTGCGATTAAAGTGATGCCAGCCGTTGCCGCGATCAGCGTACTGACACAAATGGTGTTTACGAATACCCAAGCCATGCCTCAAGCGATTGTGGTCGCTTTATTTGCCATGAGTTTGCCACTGCAAGGTATTTGGTGGCTGGGCAATCGTGCCAATACCCAATTGCCGCCGGCGCTTGCAAGTTGGTATCGCGAACTCTATATGAAGATCGTCGAAACCGGTTTTGCACTGGAGCCGATCAAAAGCAAACCACGTTACAAAGAGCTCGCGCAAGTGTTGAATCGCGCGTTTCGGCAACTGGATGATACAGCGCTAGAACGCTGGTTTTAA
- a CDS encoding acetate kinase codes for MSKLVLVLNCGSSSLKFAVVDAQSGEQHLSGLAECLHLPEARIKWKLDGKHEAQLGEGAAHDEALSFIVETILASKPELAAQLKAIGHRVVHGGEQFTQSALIDNAVLKGIEDCAALAPLHNPAHIIGIKAAQKAFPELKNVAVFDTAFHQTMPEEAYLYALPYNLYKEHGIRRYGMHGTSHLFIAREAAERLGKPANELNIINCHLGNGASVCAIKNGQSVDTSMGLTPLEGLVMGTRCGDIDPAIIFHLHDTLGYSVEKINTMLTKESGLLGLTEVTSDCRFVEDNYGQKEEATRAMDVFCHRLAKYVAGYTASLDGRLDAITFTGGIGENSAPIREMVLNRLAIFGITVDSAANLKARFGGEGVITTADSRIPAMVIATNEELVIAEDTARLTNI; via the coding sequence ATGTCTAAGCTGGTTTTAGTTTTAAACTGCGGTAGTTCTTCACTTAAGTTCGCAGTTGTTGACGCTCAAAGCGGTGAACAACATCTTTCAGGTCTTGCTGAATGTTTACACCTTCCTGAAGCTCGTATCAAGTGGAAATTGGACGGCAAGCACGAAGCTCAACTGGGCGAAGGCGCAGCACACGATGAAGCTCTGTCTTTCATCGTTGAAACTATTCTTGCTTCTAAACCAGAACTGGCCGCTCAACTGAAAGCGATCGGTCACCGCGTGGTACACGGTGGTGAGCAGTTCACTCAATCTGCACTGATTGACAACGCTGTACTAAAAGGTATCGAAGACTGTGCCGCATTGGCTCCACTGCACAACCCAGCTCACATCATCGGTATCAAAGCGGCGCAAAAAGCGTTCCCTGAGCTGAAAAACGTTGCGGTATTCGACACTGCGTTCCACCAAACGATGCCAGAAGAAGCGTACCTGTACGCTCTGCCATACAACCTGTACAAAGAGCACGGTATTCGTCGTTACGGCATGCACGGTACGTCTCACCTGTTCATCGCACGTGAAGCGGCTGAGCGTCTTGGCAAACCTGCAAACGAACTGAACATCATCAACTGCCACCTAGGCAACGGTGCTTCTGTTTGTGCGATCAAAAACGGCCAATCGGTTGACACCTCTATGGGTCTGACTCCACTGGAAGGTCTGGTGATGGGTACTCGTTGTGGTGATATCGATCCTGCGATCATCTTCCACCTGCACGACACGCTGGGTTACTCAGTCGAGAAAATCAACACCATGCTGACCAAAGAATCAGGTCTGTTAGGTCTGACTGAAGTGACTTCTGACTGCCGTTTCGTTGAAGACAACTACGGTCAAAAGGAAGAAGCAACTCGCGCAATGGACGTGTTCTGCCACCGCCTAGCGAAATACGTGGCTGGCTACACTGCAAGCCTAGACGGCCGTCTGGATGCGATCACCTTCACTGGTGGTATCGGTGAAAACTCTGCGCCAATCCGTGAAATGGTTCTGAACCGCCTAGCGATCTTCGGTATCACGGTTGACAGCGCAGCAAACCTGAAAGCCCGTTTCGGTGGCGAAGGTGTGATCACGACGGCTGACAGCCGTATCCCAGCGATGGTTATCGCCACTAACGAAGAGTTAGTGATTGCAGAAGATACTGCTCGTTTAACGAACATCTAA
- the pta gene encoding phosphate acetyltransferase, which yields MSRTIMLIPISAGVGLTSVSMGLLRSMERKGVSVSFYKPIAQPRTGDDQPDLTSTVMSRNSDIKIGQPMSMSAAETLIGSEKMDVLLETVVERYNQINKDAEVTLIEGLVPTRKHPFANQVNAEIANTLGAEIVFVATPGTDNPTQLKERIEVACSNFGGTKNKSISGVIINKLNAPVDDAGRTRPDLSEIFDDAADHAKQANLEVMQIFNTSPIRVLGCVPWSIDLIATRAIDMAKHLKAEIINPGEINTRRIKSITFCARSIPNMIEHFKPGSLLVTSADRPDVIVAAALAAMNGVEIGAVLLTGGYDIPRELVNLCKPAFDTGLPIFKAQGNTWQTSLNLQSFSLEVPADDKERIEFISEHVASHIDGPWVDSLTEGAQASRRLSPPAFRYQLTELARSANKRIVLPEGDEPRTVKAAAICAERGIAHCVLLGNPEEIKRVAAQQGVELGSGIEIIDPKVAQEKYVARLVELRKSKGMTEVVAREQLEDTVVLGTMMLERNEVDGLVSGAVHTTANTIRPPLQIIKTAPNASLVSSIFFMLLPDQVLVYGDCAINPDPNAEQLAEIAIQSADSAAAFGIEPRVAMISYSTGTSGQGADVDKVREATRIAKEKRPDLIIDGPLQYDAAIMENVAASKAPNSPVAGKATVFVFPDLNTGNTTYKAVQRSADLVSIGPMLQGMRKPVNDLSRGALVDDIVYTIALTAIQAGQEQK from the coding sequence ATGTCCCGTACTATTATGCTTATCCCAATCAGCGCTGGCGTCGGTCTGACCAGCGTGAGCATGGGTCTCTTGCGTTCAATGGAGCGTAAAGGGGTTAGCGTTTCTTTCTATAAGCCTATCGCACAGCCACGTACTGGCGATGATCAACCTGACCTGACTTCTACTGTCATGAGCCGCAACAGCGACATCAAGATCGGCCAGCCGATGAGCATGTCTGCCGCAGAGACGCTGATCGGTAGCGAGAAGATGGACGTTCTGCTGGAAACCGTGGTTGAGCGTTACAACCAGATCAACAAAGATGCAGAAGTGACGCTGATCGAAGGTCTGGTTCCAACACGTAAACACCCTTTTGCTAACCAAGTGAACGCGGAAATCGCCAACACTCTTGGTGCGGAAATTGTGTTCGTTGCCACTCCAGGTACGGATAACCCGACGCAACTGAAAGAGCGCATTGAAGTGGCGTGCTCTAACTTTGGTGGCACCAAGAACAAGAGCATTTCAGGCGTTATCATCAATAAACTGAATGCACCGGTTGATGACGCGGGCCGTACTCGTCCTGACTTGTCAGAGATCTTTGATGATGCTGCTGACCATGCGAAACAAGCTAACCTTGAAGTGATGCAGATCTTCAACACCAGCCCAATTCGTGTGCTGGGCTGTGTGCCATGGAGCATCGACCTGATTGCGACTCGTGCTATCGATATGGCGAAGCACCTGAAAGCTGAAATCATCAACCCAGGTGAGATCAATACTCGTCGTATCAAGAGCATCACTTTCTGTGCTCGCTCTATCCCGAACATGATTGAGCACTTCAAACCGGGCTCACTACTGGTAACCTCAGCTGATCGTCCTGACGTGATTGTAGCTGCGGCACTCGCAGCGATGAACGGTGTGGAAATCGGCGCAGTACTTCTGACCGGCGGTTACGATATTCCGCGTGAACTGGTGAATCTATGTAAGCCCGCTTTTGACACGGGTCTGCCCATTTTCAAAGCGCAAGGCAACACGTGGCAAACGTCGCTGAACCTACAAAGCTTCAGCCTTGAAGTGCCAGCCGATGACAAAGAGCGTATCGAATTCATCAGCGAGCACGTGGCAAGCCACATTGATGGCCCATGGGTAGACTCTCTGACTGAAGGTGCGCAAGCGTCTCGTCGCTTGAGCCCACCTGCTTTCCGTTACCAGCTAACTGAATTGGCTCGTAGCGCGAACAAGCGTATCGTACTGCCAGAAGGTGATGAGCCACGTACTGTGAAAGCAGCAGCCATCTGTGCTGAGCGCGGTATTGCACATTGTGTGCTTTTGGGTAACCCAGAAGAGATCAAACGCGTTGCCGCGCAGCAAGGTGTTGAACTCGGCTCTGGCATCGAAATCATCGATCCAAAAGTGGCGCAAGAGAAATACGTGGCACGTCTGGTTGAACTGCGTAAGAGCAAAGGCATGACCGAAGTGGTGGCGCGCGAGCAACTGGAAGACACCGTTGTTCTCGGCACTATGATGCTTGAGCGTAACGAAGTTGATGGTCTGGTTTCAGGTGCGGTTCACACCACGGCGAACACCATTCGTCCACCACTCCAAATCATCAAGACCGCGCCCAATGCGTCTCTGGTTTCGTCAATCTTCTTCATGCTGCTGCCTGATCAGGTACTGGTATACGGTGACTGCGCGATCAACCCAGATCCAAACGCAGAGCAACTGGCTGAGATTGCTATCCAGTCTGCGGACTCAGCAGCCGCCTTCGGTATTGAGCCTCGCGTAGCGATGATCTCTTACTCGACCGGTACTTCTGGTCAAGGTGCAGACGTTGATAAAGTGCGCGAAGCAACCCGCATTGCTAAAGAGAAACGTCCTGATCTCATCATTGACGGCCCTCTGCAGTACGATGCGGCGATCATGGAAAACGTAGCGGCTTCTAAAGCGCCTAACTCGCCAGTCGCGGGCAAAGCGACCGTATTCGTATTCCCAGATCTGAACACCGGTAACACCACTTACAAAGCGGTACAACGTTCAGCGGATCTGGTGTCTATCGGTCCTATGCTGCAAGGTATGCGTAAGCCAGTTAACGACCTGTCTCGTGGCGCATTGGTTGACGATATCGTCTACACCATCGCTCTGACGGCTATCCAAGCGGGTCAAGAGCAGAAATAA